A stretch of DNA from Pangasianodon hypophthalmus isolate fPanHyp1 chromosome 2, fPanHyp1.pri, whole genome shotgun sequence:
GGTAAAGAGGCCAAGtgtaaagacaaacaaaaaacaccccaCAGAGCTGGTCTTCATGGAAGCGTATATGATCCTGTTTAGAGTTTACCAAACGTCATGTTGGAACCTCAGCAAATCTGTGAAAAGTTCTCAGGTCTGATGAGATCGAAACCGAACCTTAGAACAAAGCGCTGAAACCTTCACGTCGCCACTGTGAAGCATGAAGGTGGTAGCATCGTGTTGAGCAtcacccttggcctcttggttgcttagTAACAGTGTAGCAACCTCAGAACCTCATACAGTAACTGTAGTAACCGTACCATAATTATACCGTAACCATAGTAACCGTACTGCACTGCCCGGTGGAAAAGCTCTAACAGCGCAAATTTGATGAGCTTTcattgtctttttctttttcttctctaatttacatcctgtcttttttttttcttcttatcacATTCCCTCAATCACatcctttttcctttctcttatTTTTATCCTCCTtgctctttatttctgtttctatttcttttatttccccctttctttcttattgtcatttttttaatctctaacATATACAGATTTTTGGTCTGCCTGCTGTCTTCCTTTTGTCTTCcaaaaatttgttttctttccgacccatttctttctttcttttctttttgcttcatttttggttttaaaaaattgagttatttttttctttagtatttttatctctttatcttttttgtctctatctctttctttcttttccgtctttctttctccttttctatttcatattgttttttttactactttttcttttgtttttcatttttttgtctctacctctttctttctttctttgtacaGTACTTACGTATGGAAATGTGACTCTAGTTTCACTGCAGTTTTAATTCTGTCTGATTTTCACATTCGGGGAAAATAGCTAGTCTCTAAATCCAGATAATTCAGATTTACTCACAGTATAAAAACCAGATCAGTCTTTTTAATTACAGAATTCCTTAATTCTTATTTTTGAACCTGTTCTTCTTATTATATTCTCCTCTTGGGTGACTGTTTCCCTCTGAAGTCAGTTCAGCTCTATTAAGTGGCACTaattaataatcttaaaaatgATGGTTTTGAATGTAGAAGTGAAATGATTGATGTGAGATTGATggtgaaatacagaaatatgacATTCTGTCAACCAACAAAGCACTTTATAAaatttttatagaaaatgaaaagaacctGAAAGCACTATATAGATAAATAGAAACCACTTTCCTTTAAGATAATAATTATTATCTCAAAggtcaaaaatattttgaagGTACATTTGAATTAACAGCTGGAATCTGATGAAAGTCTGATGTGACTTGATGCCCTACTAGTAAATGTTTTCTCCGCTCTGAAttgtaaatgcaaaaataataaaaaagcttCTTTGAACAATTTTACATCCTAATGAAcagaatatttttatgtaactcactgctgctgatgattattttatgtctgatgtgttttttcctGCTTATTTGTCCACGTCAGAGATGCAGAGCTGGACGTATGTGTAGtcctttaaatatatatatatatatatatatatatatatattattattattattattattattattattattattattataaggttTTGTTTAATATCGTGTAATGTTTTGAATGAAATTCTCCACCCTGGTACGTGActggctgtttttcttttttggagaTTAAGAGGAAAAATCAGTATAAAGGTCAGCCATCAGTAAACACTTAACCTTTGTAAGAAATAACACGCAGTACTTGAGATTCGTGATGTCCTCATACTCTACGCTGTTATAGAGGAAacatgccgtgtgtgtgtgtgtgtgtgtgtgtgtgtgtgtgtgtgcgtgtgtgtcatcAGAGCAAGGCCCAGCTTGTCAAAGAGCAGGAATTTATATCGCAATCTTccatgtgagcgtgtgtgtgtgtgtgtattgtcgTGTGCAGGACATAAATTTGCGTACGCTTAGGACGATATGACACAGAAACCAAGACTTGTGTGTGTCGTGCTTCAGACAGACGCTCTTTCATcatcacaaataacaaaaattaaacaacaaaacaatcaaTGATGAATGTTAATGTGTAAATTCCATAACACTTTCTAACAAAACtcaaaaaattcataaaacattATAACTGTGCTTATAGTATAGTTCTTTATGTTGGTAAtaagcatttttataaactctaataatgcTTCATAGAGctaattactactactactactactactaataataataataatggcctGTGAATAACTCTAAAGTGGTCTAAAGTAACTCTAACACTTacttatgaatgtatttataacattttattacattttaaaatgtcatcagtGAGTGCGTCCACTAAAGTCATCAAGTTATTCCTCATTATAAGTCATTTGTAAGGcactaattatttatttttggaatatAATATGGAAAGACTTCGTTATTAATATGGAGAAATTATTGAAGTTTGAACATTTTAAtgtccaaataaaaaaagacattttacgAACAATTATTCTAAAACTTCCAAAAATGAACTAATGCAGGTTTCAAATTATCAAAGTCAAATTATTTATAGCACCTTATTAGAACTTTATTAGGCATTATTAgactttttatacttttttttttttttaaaacaatcattGTATAAAATGCTTACAAGGAATTATTACTAACTTACAAAGAAAAGACACAGCCATTGcatttttaactaaaataaagGTTGGTTTcaccatttttttccattataaaacaaatgggggcacaaacttttgcacataaCCGTATGTATCTTGAATCGTATGCAATACAATGTAATATAAACTATCCCAGTAGGAATTACGATGGGCAAAATGCtttactaataaaaataaagttgtaCCAGCCGTAacattgtaataaaaaataatttctaaaaataaCTTTTGATTTAGATCAGCAGATTCCGCACGCAATTACACAATGGTGTCCTAATAcgtaatcgtttctatagtaacagctcattcacaggaatttGTACGGCGGACGCATGTGTGTAATCGCTGATATGgtgcagttttctgtaaggagtctccagtgtcagtgctttgtaacagtaaagctgtaacttcgaGGGTCTGATCTGTGAATATTAATGACTCGTGGGCAATCTGAGACAGAAACTGGCTtttcatcatttattaaaaatatacaggcttcaaatacacacagtacagaTACAAAAATACTTTAATAAGACACAGATATAGAGGCTTTAGTTTACACTTCATCACAtctttctcttattttctctgtTAGTAAATACggtgttgtttattttcagtcatTAGCAGTCTTGGCGTAAGCATCACAGAGTGTCAAGTTCGAGTTAGCAGTTTTGCTTTGTGCGTCATTAGCATTGTCAACTATTAGTTATGGTTAGTAAGAGTCTCTGCAGGTTGATGCAAGTACCGCTCGGTGCAGAAGCAAAAGTCCAGTGGGTGGAGtcggacctgatccagctccttgTACCTCGGTAGAGTTGAACCAAAAGTCCAGTGGGTGGAGTCGGACCTAAACCAGATCTTTGTACCTTGACAGAGTCAAACCAGGGGGTGGAGAGAACTGCCTGTGTTTCAGAGCTGATAAGTATGTTTGTTGTTCCATGATCTAGAGTGTCTCCTGGGTTAGGGGTTATAAGCGGAGCTGGATCAGATCCAGCTCCACCCTCTGGATTTTGGTTCTGCAGCGAGGATTATCTCGGATGATGCAGCTACTTGTCCTTCAGCGCTTTTTCCATAATCGCATTATTGGCCACGCTGCTTTGGCCAGCAGGTCCCGATAGGCCTGATTAAACTGACGGTTCATGGCCGCGTACAGCAACGGGTTGATGCAGCTGTTAAGCCAGGTGAGGTTTGCACAGAACATGTGGACCACCTGTGGAGCTTGGCTGTTTTTATCCGCGATGTTCAGGAGCAGAAAAGGCACGAAGCATCCTACGAAGCACAGGAAGACAGTGAAGCACATCCTCGTTACACGTTTAAACTCGTTGTCTTCTCCTGAGGATGCTGGTGCtgcagctggagctggagctgccGCTTTGGGTGAATCTTTTGTTCCATTTGATGCCACATTAACAGCGTTGGTGACACTGGAGATGGTTTGAGGCTCGTTCACGTTGGTCTTGCTGTGGTGTATCTCGCTGGCTTGCTCACTGACTTCACTGCTCTGAGTTGCTGCAGTCCCAATCCCAATCCCGCTATCGTCCCCATCCGTGCCTTCAGGCTCGGGCTGTTTGCGTCTCGAGGAACGTCGACTTGGTCTGTACTTGATCAGCGCCTTTGCGGCAACACGCACCTTACGATAGATCAGAAAGTAGAAAAGTCCAACGAATCCCAACCCGAGGAAGAAGTACATAAAAAGCAAGATGGTGGTGTAAGGGCGACCTTTGATGCGGTGGAAGCTGCAGGTGCAGACCTGAGGAGCGAAGACGTAGACAGGCCACAAAGGGGCAAAGCTGCCAAGACCAAGTGCCCAGGAACTTACAAGGAGCACAGCGACGCCCTGGTGAGACAGCAGAAGCCGAGCGACACGTGAATTCCGATGAGCAACCACCAGGTATCGACTCAGAGCAATGAGACACAATGTAATAATCGACACGCTGTTGGACAGGAAAAGGAGGAGCCCGAACATTTGACACCAGGTAGCTCCGCCCCTCCAGCGCAGGTGCAGGTAGGAGTCGACGCTCACTGGCTGCAGGATGGTGCAGTACAGGATGTCGGCCAGCGCCAGGTTCACGATGAGGACGTTGAAGCGAGTGCGCAGGCGGGCATCAGTGGCGAAGGCTAGAACAGTCAGGACGTTCCCCAGAGTTCCCACCACGGTCACGACGCAACCCCAGAACACCCCGAAGTAGCGGTAACCTTCCACCGAGGGGGAGGCGCAGGAAAATGAGTCGTTTCCATAGAGATCTGTGGTGTTTAGCAACATCCTGGTGGATGAAACAGAAGAAACATTAATGGTAGActttaaggaaataaaagatgaaatgaaacaatttgTAATATTCTTTAAAGAtacttaaacattttaattttaatcttagGTTTAATTCAGTTCCATTAAACATTACGTTTTTGCACAGGAAGCTCATTTTCTCATTAAACCctcaacataaacataaatcataatcaaataaaaaaataaaccaaaagaaaaaaaaaatgctgtataaaatataaaaaagtttaagaaaggaactgtttttttagtttaagtAACAATCACTTTTACTGATTTTagaattattaatgaattatgatttatttaataataaggATGTTATGTTCCTGAAGGATGCGTTGCATAATTTAGGGTTCTGATCTGAGCTCCTTTACAAGGTTCTAGCTGGAATCGTTTCTGATCTCTGCAGAACCATTAACGTTCTGTAGTTACGAGAGTGAGAAGAGTGAGAAGAGTAAATCAGGACCAACTGACAGCTTCTTGGAGTTGTTATATTCTAGATTAAATAAATTCTTTGCTCAGGAGCCAACTACTCCTCCACTGGagatataaatattatgttGGAATTTAGGAATTTTAGTATCAGAATAATCTGATTGCTTTAAAACGTGTATCTTTTTTGCCCTTTAGAAACCCTGCTGTGACTCAAACACTGCTCACTCTCAAATATTtaccttcttcttttcctctttatGGCACTGCAGCTGTTTCTTAGTACCAGATATTTATCTCCAAAGCAGCTGCGTGCTTTAACACTGAAGTGGTTTGGAGTTAAAACTGGAATTTTTTGGCGTATCGCTTTATGCTGTATAATCCTTTACTTACTTTAAACAGACTTTATAGCTTATATGTAGACACAAACTACGAGCTATctgtaatattacatttaaagaaataaaaaataagaaagctcTCTGATATCaagaagctaagaacctttagttattcaaagaacccttgaagaaccctttgttctaagagtgtgtgtattaaccgGATAAGTGTGCTGTACAAACTCCAAGATATTGCTCagtattttcttcttaatatcaAGAACCTGTCAGGAGCTTGACATTTAGCTGTTGATACTTGGGTTCTTTAAGGGGttaattggataattaagaagctaagaacccttagaTGTCTAAAGAATCCTTGAAGAACCCAAGAACACTCTGCTGTAAGGTTCTACACAGCTTCTTAAAGAGTTCCTCCAGGGGAAcatctgaagaacccttaagaagATGTTTCCAagtagaaactttttttttttctaaatgtgcgtgtgtgtgtgttttaagtgGGTAAGTGTGTGGTACAAACTC
This window harbors:
- the gpr84 gene encoding G-protein coupled receptor 84; this encodes MLLNTTDLYGNDSFSCASPSVEGYRYFGVFWGCVVTVVGTLGNVLTVLAFATDARLRTRFNVLIVNLALADILYCTILQPVSVDSYLHLRWRGGATWCQMFGLLLFLSNSVSIITLCLIALSRYLVVAHRNSRVARLLLSHQGVAVLLVSSWALGLGSFAPLWPVYVFAPQVCTCSFHRIKGRPYTTILLFMYFFLGLGFVGLFYFLIYRKVRVAAKALIKYRPSRRSSRRKQPEPEGTDGDDSGIGIGTAATQSSEVSEQASEIHHSKTNVNEPQTISSVTNAVNVASNGTKDSPKAAAPAPAAAPASSGEDNEFKRVTRMCFTVFLCFVGCFVPFLLLNIADKNSQAPQVVHMFCANLTWLNSCINPLLYAAMNRQFNQAYRDLLAKAAWPIMRLWKKR